The Breoghania sp. L-A4 sequence CGAGATCCCCCGCAGCCGAAATTCAATGGTGCCAGAATGGCCGATGTTTATCTGATCAGTGATGATCTGACCCGCGCCGAGAAACTGCGCGCCAAACTGGCATTCAATTTCTGGATTGAGATCGCGCCGATCGACACGCTGCCCGATGGCGTGAACGAAGGCGATTGCATTTTGCTTATTGACTGCGACCTGGGCGAGAAGGCGAGTGCGGAGCCTTTGAAGGCTCTCATGGAGCGTGTCCCCTCGCCAGACAAAAGCATCGTTTTGGTCGACGGCAGCGGGTTCATTGGCCAGGCGCGCGGCAACGCGCTAGGCGGCGGTCAGATTTTCAGCCGCGGGATCAAGATCGCGACCCTGAGCTATGCGCTGGACACGATGCTGCACGACATCCGTCCGCTGCCGCAAAACGGCACGTCCCCGGAAGTGCGCCGGGTTCTCGACCAGGCCCGGCGGCTGCATCAGGACATCGCGCTGGCGGTGCACGACAACAAGGCCCTGCCGAAAAAGGCCATTGAGACGGTTTTGCGCAAACTGGTCGACGTCCTGGCCTTCCACGGCATCGGTTCGTGGATCGACGCCGTGCGCCTGCACCACAGCCATACCTATCGCCATTCGATGCTGGTGACCGGCTATGCGGTGGTCTTTGGGCAGCAGATGGCGCTGGACGCCGCTGACATCGATCTGCTGGCGATTGCCGCATTGTTGCATGACGTCGGCAAGGTACGGATCCCGCTCAGCGTGCTCGACAAGCCCGGCAAGCTGACGTCTGAGGAATTCGATCTCATCAAGAATCACCCCATCTACAGCCGCGACATATTGGTTGACGACGGACAATTCGCCCCCGCCGTGATCAACGCGGCCTATCAGCATCATGAATTCATCGACGGCTCGGGCTATCCGGAAGGCTTGAAGGGCGACCAGATCGCGCCCCTCGTGCGCATGCTGACGATCGCCGACATCTACGCGGCGCTGACCGAGGTGCGGTCCTACAAGCGCGCCTACAGCAACCGCGAGGCGTTTCACATCATGACGGAAATGGTCGGCAAGCTCGATAGCCGTCTTCTGAACGCCTTCCGGCCCATCGTTCTGGATGAAACCTTCGGCCGTGTGCGCCGGCGCAAGGCCGCCAATGCGCAGCAGGACCGCCCGGTCCTGCAAGCAGGCATCCATCCACTTGACCGCAACCGCACGGTTGCGATGTAGCCCGCCTGCACCGGCGCGCGCAGGAGCGCGAGGCGGCGGCGCCGTGCTGTGATCCGTTTCTCAATCCGTGTTCTTGCGTATTCCGAAATCGCGCGATCATTAAAATTTTCAGCAATTGCAATACAGTGTGGTCAGAAGGCCATGGCTAGAGTGTCGCGAACAGAACTCTCATCGTCAGGCACGTCAGATGGACACCG is a genomic window containing:
- a CDS encoding HD-GYP domain-containing protein, yielding MLRPAILKNIATRNPASTRDPPQPKFNGARMADVYLISDDLTRAEKLRAKLAFNFWIEIAPIDTLPDGVNEGDCILLIDCDLGEKASAEPLKALMERVPSPDKSIVLVDGSGFIGQARGNALGGGQIFSRGIKIATLSYALDTMLHDIRPLPQNGTSPEVRRVLDQARRLHQDIALAVHDNKALPKKAIETVLRKLVDVLAFHGIGSWIDAVRLHHSHTYRHSMLVTGYAVVFGQQMALDAADIDLLAIAALLHDVGKVRIPLSVLDKPGKLTSEEFDLIKNHPIYSRDILVDDGQFAPAVINAAYQHHEFIDGSGYPEGLKGDQIAPLVRMLTIADIYAALTEVRSYKRAYSNREAFHIMTEMVGKLDSRLLNAFRPIVLDETFGRVRRRKAANAQQDRPVLQAGIHPLDRNRTVAM